AGAGTCGACTACGGgtactagggtgcatcagttgccccctatgaaaagatattgccttggccctatagtaaaaatgttctacacccagtaaaaacacactgtgtaaaatattttgaaattcggatgaagtctaccggggccaccggccccatgaaaatacaaaataatggtgatagtcagaatcttggaatagaaatggacattttgctgcataaagctacccaataaaaaacatattgtctcagctctgtgataaaaatgttctatgcacagtaaaatcactctgtgtaaaatatgttgaaatttagatgaattctaccgggtccaccaggcccatgaaaaaagaaaataatggtgatagtgatgggcaacctggattccaaagctgaagtccagtgccacatattccaaatgacatacctagttttacctttccagttagggcaattggacaggtaaaaccaggtaatttgaaatctgtggcactggattgtagcttttgaatctaggtttgccattgtcgtgtgacacatttgccccggccaatataatgaaccagctgagcctaattaccacttaagccaggttgatgaggtaattagtgagatcacctgtattgggagcacaaacagaaggaatatctaagcaggttgtgtattcattcgatccacttacacagacttcagtctcaggacagactgatggtcaaactgctatatttaggcaaatttgctcttttgcaacacaatatcaattccttgctgccttggaccactgctagtatcaagcaagagattgcaaagctgcatgactgttatatttgtgtgtttcacctgtgggcctacaattcatggaggaacatctgtactaaagctgtgaatgttccttggaatgcctaggctacaaggcagtcaatacaactctattgaagagtgccattacttctttatcccatcgccggtggtagtatttcactttactccatcagatgagtaccataacttacatgagaggcccttggcaatggagtgatacccatgacatacctagaagtcacttaagtacaggttttgggaagccactctttccaacatcacatacagatgtattgtatgtactctaatgaactactgcagggatttcttaaaaaaaacacaagtcattccaaggagcattcacagctttagtacagatgctccaccaggtattaacagctacctgtacaatcctgtaggcccacaggtgaagcacacaaaagtcatacaacttcgcaatctcttgcttgatactggcagtgggtcagctggttcattatattggctatatttggaatatgtggcactggactttggaatccaggttgcccatcactatcaccattcttttgtattttcatgggcctggtggacccagtagaattagtataaatttcaacacattttccacagagtgattttactgtgcatagtttttttttttatcacacagctgagacaatatgcagcaaaatgtccatttctattcagggctggactgggcgNtaaatagggcccgggcacttttggatttaaagtgatactgtcccatttttggaaatacgctcatattacacctccccttgagttaaatagttgagttttgcctttctcttgtactttcaactgttctctgagtatggcagtgcaaattttacctccatgctagcagttaacattgagtcctatgagaccagctggcggctaactggtctcataggagtcaatattaactgctagcttggaggtaaaatttgctccgccgtactcagagaatggttcaaagtacaggagaaaggtaaacctcaatttaactcaaggggatgtgtattatgagcttctttccaaaaatgggacattatcactttaagggggccccctcattattattagtgccggagaactgactcaccggtgggccccgcaccctcatgggcccctattttcagtaatgtaaaaaaaaaaaaaatgggggcccacgagggtgcggggctcaccgggaaatgcccgccatgccagatagccagtccagccctgtttctatccaagattttgactatcaccattattttctattttcatggggctggtggccccggtagacttcatccaaatttcaaaatattttacacagagtgatcttactgtgcatagaacatttttatcacttttttttatcactgagacaatatgttttttattgggtagctttatgcagcaaaatgtccatttctattccaagactctgactatcaccattattttgtattttcatggggctggtggccccggtagacttcatccaaatttcaaaatattttacacagtgtgtttctactgggtgtagaacatttttactatagggccaaggcaatatcttttcatagggggcaactgatgcaccctaacgggTACTTCCTTTGTTTGTAAAAATCGGACATGTTTGCTCTGCCTCTTGCATTGTACCTTTTTTAGATTTTCAAGTAGCGGTCCAGGAAGATCACAAGGGCTGTGAAGACACCCCACACTCTCCCGGGCACCGGCGTATGAGGCCCAGGGCCGTACCTGAGCCTCCCTGCCCGGCTGGAGGAGGCCTTGCCCTGGCTAGGTATTACCCCGGCCAGAGCACAGGTCCCACACACCATTAGACCCACACAGAGTAGTGGCTGAGGATTGTAATAAAGGGTCATAATAATAGCCAGGAGGTCATAATAGTGGTCATAATGAcagtctggatttttttttttttaaagaagaaaaaagaaaattattCCCTAAATAAATTAATGGAGGCCTGTGAATGAATGCTCCGCCGGCAGGCAGGGCAAAGCTCAAGCCTCCCTGGCCGCCTGCATCTGGGGCCTCTCTCCCTGGCTAGGTATGACCccggccagagcagagcagaggccccACATTACCATTAGACCCACACAGAGCAGTGGCAAAGGCTTTTAATACTGGTCATACTGTAATAATagtcacatggtcataatgacagtcatgattttttttaaaagaagaaaaaagcaaATAATTCActacataaatgaatgaatgcgTATGAATGGATGCTCCACCGGCAGGGCAGAACGTATGCCTCCCTGCCCGGCTGGAGGAGGCCTTGCCCTGGCTAGGTATTACCCCGGCCAGAGCACAGGTCCCACACACCATTAGACCCACACAGAGTAGTGGCTGAGGATTGTAATAAAGGGTCATAATAATAGACACATGGTCATAATGAcagtcatgatttttttttaaaaaaagaagaaaaaacacaataATTCACTAAATAACTGAATGAATGCGTGTGAATGAATGCTCCATCGGCAGGGCAGAGCGCATGCCTCCCTGCCCGGCTGGAGGAGGGCTTGCCCTGGCTAGGTATTACCCCGACCATAGCAGAGGCCCCACATACCGTTAGACCCACACAGAGTAGTGGCTAAGGATTCTAATACTTGTCATAATAATGGTCATCATGACAGTCAGGACCCACACAGAGTAGTGGCTAAGCATTGTAACACTGCTCATAATAATAGACACATGGTCATAATGACAgtcataatgttttttttgtccaaCGTTTTGAATGTCAAGCAATAATCTAGGTGCTGACTTACCTTGATAtaccttttacagtttttctcgattggtttggctaatttctcaaaactgagatgacattctcaaaacaacacggacaaatctccaaaccaacttacaatttcccacaacagaatggcatttttcattgctttcatctgTTGTGcaaaagtgtaagaatgtttagccaaatgacccaaaatttatagaaatgtcatctgggTTTCAAGAAatcagccaaaccaatcgagaaaaactgtaaatgaccTGGCAAGACTTGCATTCACTTCCTTCTGCTCtgccatgtgtttttgtgttcttgGAAAAAATGCAAGGTAGATCAAAATCAATTAAAATTGCTTTTAAAGGCTATTGCCCAGGAAAAAAAGTGCTTTAGAAGTAGAAGGTAGCAATTAGAATTGCTTTTGAGGCAATGGATTGCCAAGGAATGAATGCTCTTCTTCAGAAGTTCAGGAGTTTTCAGCTGGTAGATTTCGAAGTGAGCATGCAGCAACCTTCTTCCTTCAAAAAAAAGTTCAGAAAGTGAAGTCTCTAGCAAAACATTTGAGTATTTATCATGGCAAAGTCTGTGGTGGTTGGTCATCAGAGTTAAGTGCAGTGAAGCCCCACCCATTTTAGTCATGTGCTACAATGGGTATTAGCAAAGCCATACAGAGAACGGAGTCAGGCCATCTCCGCTGtctgctagggccgacttcctcattagcaaaaatagctgttttagcttctcagtactgctcagcgttgcgaatgttagttcctagtagtgggcgtagcacacagcaaatgcaatgcgatgcaatgcagggaatatgacaagacttgctgttcgtagtaataacttcagataaacaacacaggtggtaaaactgttgtgattatcaccaccgagacagttgatagtttacatatttgtggtgattaccccgcagtatagttcgttagtccttatttttggctgttaatgtggtggttctatgttgagtctatgggaagacagccgctttaggaactcGCTGAaaggctgcaatttaattcctggtcctccaatcgtgtaactctgttctctgtatggctctgggtatTAGTTAATGGGCCATTAAAAACAAGTTTCGATTGATTTGGAGATGGGTCATTTTAATTGGTTTCAGGGTGATTTGGAGATGGGTCATTTTAATTGGTTTCAGGGTGATTTGGAGATGGGTCATTTTAATTGGTTTAATAAGGTGTGATCTATTTAGTCATGTGCTACAATGGGCATTAGTAATGGACCATTAAAAACAAGTTTCAATTTATCTGGAGATGGGTCATTTTAATTGGTTTCAGGGTGATTTCGAATCACAccataaaaaaactaaaaatgcattcagagaacgcagacctccgccaaggaatttCAGTTCGTTTCGGACATAggtatagagtcatgatgtggtttcatgcatttaggcctataggctacataacatttgtgttcaggtaatggAACcatcaagtcgtaaccaaattacagttctatctgtctcttttatcatttccatgtcctctagccgtggactgtttagttcacctttgactgttttattggcaaagtgattgttcatgctatatgccttctgtgatttgcaaatgcacttaagccttgaagctcattgctacatattagtcacattgttgatgattggcagcatgcctttcattaggctaccatctaaaacaaaataaaaattaaaaagcacaattttcattggccaacacccatagtaggcctacatattctacagcagtgcagcggttcccaaccaCTGGGTCGCAGACCCAGAGCGCAGTAGTCTAATAGGACTATATATAGTcctttttttgtaataacaagacaacatactgtagaCTACTTTGAGccattcacttaattattgaatcagaatgaaatgtgcaagaatccccttcagtggcagtgcatggatggttgtggagtgtcagttattgttttgggctatttcgtaagtctaaacaaacttttgagaggtaaatccacttgtatcatttctagctgtttcaatatcgtgacaccaacgttgtgctacaaacgcaattgcttagcgagagacatgtcgactcgactggtcgcagctagcggaatcattgcctaccccgacactacacttgttggagaagttcctcctacctgtgaatagcgagtcatgtagcctatgggaatccgttcatgagggttattgcgagttggtcttggcgctgtgggcagatgatcggcacccgggcctgctctctatttcgtattgaaaatcactgttcgccgcatctccagcgttcattcgatGAAGtataggaactagtctatggaatgttttgtagtgctaatggcttcagtgcgcggggattggggaagcagcaaatcaccgctgATTAACGCAATTCGtgcgcgcctttctttgagcttcattttatatgaatgttttgtgacagcattgtgaacttaaacgatctgcgaggctgtagctaaggctgctttttgatagcgattttgactgcggtaagaatttcacttcaatgctctgccccggtgtggctgcgtgaaggtacgccagttagtaagtggtgctgctcagggctcctcctcagtggtccttgcgcgccctgtggcaggccatgtaatagcagcgtgacgaacacacacacaaactcgggcgatcacataacctcctggcggaggtaaatataTAAGGTGTGACATTCACAGAAAAACAAATCTTGGAAGCTGGGTGCATATACTGAATTTTACCAAAATGAGACACTTGAGGTAAAGTTACACAAGAAAATCTGCTTTTATTTTTTAAGTTGCAAAACAGCGACACAACAAAAATCAGCACTAAAAACACATATAAAACATTTCACCAAACGGCTCATAGTACGAATTGAGTCCTCATCCATATCCTTTAAAGGGCCatcagcacaaacaaacacatagatGAAACATTTCACCATCTAGGGACATGTCATCAGTGTTTCTGAAGGCTGATGCACTTCTAGAGCCAGGGAAGGTCCATCCCCTAATTATTAAAAGATTTTTTGTTGACTCCATAGTCAAACAGAACTTCCTCACCCACTGCCAAGTCCTTGGTTGCAATGAAAAGGATCACATCCTTCATTTCTCCATGATCCATGATCCATTCATGTAGTCAGACATTGCTTTCTTCTGAGAGTCATCCATGCGGTTAGCTGCTGTCTCAAATACCCTCCGTACAACCTGGCTGCTCACCTGGGGGACGTTGTACTTTTTCTGGAGCTTTATCAGGTCACCATCTGCATTGTTAATTGGCCTACCGCTGGAGGACACAAAGAAAAAAGCGTCTCCATCCTTCTCATCCTGCTCATCTCTCTTACGTTTCCTTTCGCCAGCAAGGAGCTGTGGCCGCACTTTGTTGTAATATTTCTCAAaccacccctcctccttctttgACAGGGCAATTGAGACCATGAAATGTCCAGCCGTCTTGTGGTCCTTTACAGAAACGATCGTCCATTCCTCTGCTTGTTTTCGGTCAAGCCATTCAGAGACCTGTAACAAAAAGAGGATATGCCATTGATTAGTAAATGTAAAACGCTAAAATGTCAGGGTAAGTATATCAATAGAGCACATAGGAGCACAATAGAGCAGTCACACTCACCCGCATGCTCTGCACCACACATGGCCTTTGGCAGTTTCCTAGTATGACAATTGCCTCAAGATAGTAAAGGACAGTTAGGCACTGAGTCATACTcagggaggaagaagaagtgtCATCAAGTTGATTCATGATTTTCACTATGTCACCTTCAGCTTCATGAAGAACAGCCAAGCATTCTCGAGGTGTGGGTTGACTTTTGTCAAACAACAAGTCATGCCTCTTTTGCACAATTTTGTCTTTGGAATACGTTCTCTCTTGTCTGCATTGAAACAGCTCACCGCTGCTGCAAGATTCCACATCAGATGGCTCTGCCTCTCCGGGGGCATCCGCAGGGCGTTCAGTGACCAAAGTTGGATCATCAATGGGCAGAGAAGAAGGGGCTCCAGTCACAAACAAGTGATGGTATTTCAGCTCCTCAATCAATCCTTCGAGTGGATTTGGTGATGAGACGATTTGCTTCAGGACTTTATAACTAAAAGCCCGTCCATTCTTCAGGAGGTCACATACATCATTCTTGGCCTTTTCAACCACCTCTAGGATCTGTGGACCAGTCTTATCCTTCATGCAGACTCTGCGCAGGTGACAGGATAGAGAGTCTTGGGTCTTCAAACAAACTGGACAGAGTAGATAGTGTCTACGTGCAGCTTTCCTGGTAAAACAAAATACATTCATTGAGAAGTCATCAcaacaaaacattttaaaaatggtAATACATTAGCAATTACACTTTGTGAGCAattacactatatatatatatagttattAAATATTACTTACTTTTCCTCAGCCATTTCTTAAAATGAGATGAATCACTCTCTGGAAGAATTATGGCTGTTCAGAAGAAAGACAAATTAGAACAAGACCAGGCTTTTTGAGGAGAAACCACTCCTTGATCAGATATAGCAATTAAAATTGCTTTTAAAGGCTATTGCCAAGGGAAAAGTGCTTTAGAAGTTGAAGGTAGCAATTAGAATTGCTTTTGAGGCAATGGATTGCCAAGGAATGAATGCTCTTCTTCAGAAGTTCAGGAGTTTTCAGCTGGTAGATTTCGAAGTGAGTATGTAGCAACCTTCTTCCTTCAAAAAAAGTTCAGAAAGTGAAGTCTCTAGCAAAACATTTGAGTATTTATCATGACAAAGTCTGTGGTGATTGGTCAGCAGAATGAATTGCAGTGAAGCCCCACCCATTTAGTCATGTGCTACAATGGGTATTAGTGATGGCCCATTAAACAAGTTTCAATGGATTTGGAGATGGGTCATTTTAGGGTGATTTGGAGATGGGTC
The nucleotide sequence above comes from Engraulis encrasicolus isolate BLACKSEA-1 unplaced genomic scaffold, IST_EnEncr_1.0 scaffold_66_np1212, whole genome shotgun sequence. Encoded proteins:
- the LOC134444691 gene encoding uncharacterized protein LOC134444691, which gives rise to MAEEKKAARRHYLLCPVCLKTQDSLSCHLRRVCMKDKTGPQILEVVEKAKNDVCDLLKNGRAFSYKVLKQIVSSPNPLEGLIEELKYHHLFVTGAPSSLPIDDPTLVTERPADAPGEAEPSDVESCSSGELFQCRQERTYSKDKIVQKRHDLLFDKSQPTPRECLAVLHEAEGDIVKIMNQLDDTSSSSLSMTQCLTVLYYLEAIVILGNCQRPCVVQSMRVSEWLDRKQAEEWTIVSVKDHKTAGHFMVSIALSKKEEGWFEKYYNKVRPQLLAGERKRKRDEQDEKDGDAFFFVSSSGRPINNADGDLIKLQKKYNVPQVSSQVVRRVFETAANRMDDSQKKAMSDYMNGSWIMEK